In Candidatus Manganitrophus noduliformans, the genomic stretch GCGCGGCACCGGGTACTCTTGAATAAGCGGGGCGGCTGCTGCAGGGGCGACGACGCCGGAAAGGACCAAGATCCAAACCAGAATATAGATTAATTCCCTCCTCATCTCTCGATTTTCCTTACTCAAGCGGAAGCGTGATCAAGCGCTTCTCGGACGAGAATCATCAAGCGCCCTTTTCATCACGGTACCACAAACGAAGCGGCTCCTCAACCGGTGCGCGCCGTCTCCCTTCTTGCGGCCTCGTTCAGCCACTCTATCAGCGGTCTTAATTGCTCCGGAGCGGCGGTCTCTGTGGTGCGGACGCGGTGTTGCTTGCCGTCGATCTCGACGGTAATGCTGTAGCGGAATTCGTCGGGCCGGGCCGGGCCGGGAATCTCCTCCGGAAGGCCGAAGAAGCCGGCGCGGTCGATCAAATCGCGAAGGCGCTTTTCTTCCTCTTCCGGGAGCGACTCCGAATCGATGACGGCGGCCGTCCGCATCCCGGCCAGCCCGCCGGAGCGCACGAAGCGGACCTGCACGTCGCGCTCCTTCCGGAAGAATTCTTCCCCTTCAGGGCCGAGGTTTTTTCCGCAGCCTTGAAGGGCGATCAGAAGGGAAAGGAGAAGAGCGGGGAAGAATGGTTGGATAGAGTTTTTCGGCCGATGATCCTCCATGTTCCTCGCGCCTCCGGTCTGCGGGGATTCAGGCTGCGGCCTTTTTCGCTTTTGCCTCGATATTAATCCCGACCTGGGACCAGCCGTTTTTCACCGCTTGCTGTTCCTTGCTCCCCGGACCGAAGAGCTCGCCGGCTACCTGGAAAGTATGATTCGCAGCGCTCTGAAACCCCGAGTTCCATCGAATTCGATCCCGCAGGGCGACATACCAGATCATCCCCGCTTTTTCCCAGGCGTGGCCGCCAAGCTCCGTTGCCACTCGGTAGAAGGCATGGTTCGGGATCCCGGAGTTAATGTGAACGCCGCCGTTGTCTTCCCAGAAGGCGAGCTTCTTGTAATCTTTCATGTGAGCCGGCTGCGGATCTTTTCCGAGGACGGGATCATCGTAGGCGCTCCCCGGCGCCTTCATCGACCGGATTGCGGCTGCATTCACGTTTGAGGTGAAGAGACCCTCTCCGATCAGCCAGTCGGCCCGGTCGGCGGTTTGGTTTTGGGTCCGCTGCTTGACCAGCGAGCCGAAGACATCGGACATCGACTCATTCAGCGCTCCCGATTGAAACCGGTAGGCGAGGTTCGCCTCAAATTGCGTCACGCCGTGGGTCAGCTCGTGCCCGATCACATCGATCGAGGAGGTAAATCGGTTCCAGAGGCGATCTTGCTCCGGCATGTCTTCGTCGCCGTCTCCGTAGACCATCTGCTGGCCGTTCCAGAAGGCGTTGTCGTAGCCTTTGAGGAAGTGGACGGTCGAGATCAGCCTCATTCCGCGGTCGTCGATTGAGTTTCGCTCGAAGATTTCGATGAAGAGATCGTAGGTCGCCCCCGCGCCGTCGTAGGCTTCATCGACGGCGGGATCGCCGGTCGGTAGGTCCCCCTCGTTTCGGACCAGCTTCCCGGGGAGCTCGTCTTCCTGCTGCGCGTCGTAAACCGATCTTCCCTTGGCGCCGATGAGGGGGGTCATCAAAAGCGGGGCGATCGGCGCGAGCGCTTGGCGATGTCCGCGGATCTGATCGGAAATGGATAACGCGCGCCAGGCCGACGCCTTCTGATTTGAGTTGCCTCGCTCCGCCACGTTCCGGAGGATGTGAGGTGGAATGATACAGTAAAGCGGGTTGCACCGATGGGTCATCGCAGTCCCTCCTTCTGTTTAGGTTTGATGGGGCCGCTCCGCGCCAGGACCTTCCTTTGCTTCTAAAGAAAGATTCCGGACGGAGGGGTGGGAAAAACGGCGGAATCGGCTCCCGCCGGTGGGTCGCTAAATAGAAAGTCTACGCTTTTAAAAGGATCAAAATCAAGAAGGGGAGATCTCTTCGGATGAGGTCTTTTTCGAGTGAGATGATTGGAGTATCTTACCGAATCCCGCCCCGCTCCTTCATCGAGGCCTCCCGCAGGCCGATTCCGTATTGGCCCTCCAGATCGATCTCGGTTCCATGGACCCGGCCGGCTCCGCGGGCGCAGCAAAGTTTGCGGGCGCGGACATCCTCCACCCATCGCGGATTCGCCGCCTCGGCGCGGCGGTTGGCGATGATCGTCATCCGGGCCACCTCGGTTTCCTCTTCATCCAAGTTGGGGTCGATCTTCTCGCAGTCGTGAAGGATCTGGGCGCGAACGATGTTGGAGATGCTGCCGTTCTGGACGACGATGTCGAACATCAACGCCACCGCCCGCTCCGACCAGAGCTTGTAGGACCTGCAGAGCTTTTGGGCCGACTGATAAATGGTCTCTGCGTGGGCCGCCTCGATCTCTTGAAATTCAGGCATCCGGCCCAACCCTTTGAGGAGCCCGCGCCACGGTTCGAAGATCGTGTGCCGGATCGGGTCCTGGACCGATCGCGCCCAGGCGATCTGCTCGGCCCGGTCGGCCTTGAGGAAGGTGACGAACAAAGGATAGTTGTTATGGAGGAGTTCGCGAAGTCGCTTCGGATGTTTCCGATTCATCTCCGCCAAGAGCGGCTGCAAGCTCCCCTGGCCGAGATTCCACTGAAGGACGCCGAAGCTGATCCCTTGCCCGTCGAAATCGCCCGAGAGGCCGGCGAAGCAGTCGGGGACGGGGGCGTTCGTTTCGAACGTTCCCGTCAAGGCCAAACAACGGTAGGCGAGCGATTTTTGAAGGATCGCCGGGGGCGGAATCTCCTCGGCGAACAGAAGCGTCCAGCTCTGTTGTCCGACGATGCCGTCGATTGTAAGCCGCTTGGCCTTTTGAAACAATTTGACCGCGCTCTCGGTCCCGCCGCCGAAGTCGCCGTCGACGGGGCCGCGATAATAACCGAGCTCTTTTAACCGCGCCTGAATCCGCTCGACCTCGGGACCTTTGGAACCGCGACGATAGAAAGGCATTCTGATTTACTCCTCACCTGGTTTTCTTATGTTTCCGCCAGCATCCTCACCAGATTCGGCATGCCGGCGCCTTGATGGTAGCGGTCTCTTTTCAGATCGGTGCAGTGCGACAGCAGGAACGCTTTGACCTGATCGGGCCGGCCGATGAACTCGCGGCGGGAGGAGAGAAAGGCGGCGACGATCCCGGAGACATGCGGGCAGGCCATGCTCGTCCCGCTCATCGGCACATAGTGGGTCGCCGGTCTTTTCGCGGCGAACCGGGCGTTGCAGGAGACGATCCGCTCGCCCGGCGCCACCAGATCGGGCTTCGCCCGGCCGTCGGCGGTCGGGCCGCGCGAGGAGAAATAAGAGATCCCGTAGAGGTGCGGCTGCTCCTTGTGGACCGATCCGACGGCGATCCCTTCGTCCAGATTGGCCGGATCGCCGATCGAGAGATCGAGGTTCAACTCCTGCTGCCCCGCGAAGGTCTCGATGATCAGCCGTCCCTCGTTCCCCGCCGCGATGCAGACGACCACCCCCATCCGCCAGAGCCGCCGCAGCTCCCGGCAAAGGGGGGAGAAGCCGGTGCCGTAGACGGTCGGATCGAACGGGCCGCCGAGGCTGAGGTTCACCCCGTGGATCACCAGACTGGGCGAGGCCTCGTTAATGCTGGCGATGTGGTCGAGGGCCTTGATTACCCACGAGTCGCTCCCCCGGCCGTCGTCGTCGAGGACTTTGTAGATGTGAAGCTTCGCCTCCGGCGCCATCCCACGGTAGAGGGCGTTCTCGCCGGTCCCGCTGCCTGCGATGATCCCGGCGACGTGAGTGCCGTGCCCGCTTCCGTCGCCGACGTCCCCGGTCTTCGGCATCCTTGGAGCGCCGATCCCGGTGCAGTCCCATTGGGCGGCGATGTTGTTGTAGGTTTTGAAGTGCGGATGGTCCGCGGCGATACCGGTGTCCAGCACCGCCCAGGTGATCCCGCGTCCGGTGGCGCCGTAGCCGAGCTGGGCGGTATAGGCCTGGACGACGTGGGTCGATTTGTCGAGCAGCGCCCGCTTCTCGCTGTTCTTCCAGATTCGGGCGATTTGGAGCTGCGGGTGCCGCACCGCCAGGGTGTCGATCTCGATGGAGGTCAATTCGGCCGCCACGAAACGCCTGAGCGGATCTATCTTCGCGGCGCGCTGACGGTCCGTCAGCCGCGTCAGCTCCTCGATCAGATTCTTTCGCTTCTCTTCGAGCGTTTTTCCGGTCATCTCCTCCTTCAATTCAATCAGGACGGGGAATCGCTCGGTCGGGTCGGCCATCTCGGCCGCGAGGTCGCGCGCCACGATGAAGGGCGAGAGCGGCTCGGCGAAGCTCGATCCTAAAATTTTCCTTACCGTCGTCTGGACATTTTTCGTGGCGAGATAGCCGGTCGCCGAGTGGGGATTGAAGCCGCTCAACCGAAGCGTGTCGCGGTTAATCACGATGTCGTCGTCGATTTTCCCGGTCGGGGCGAACTCGCCGGAGAGGGACTTGTCGAAGGCGACCGGATCGAGCAGGTCGGCGAAGTTGTCCCACTGCTTCACCGGCGCCGGAATCCGAACCGGTTTTCGAAGATTGTCTTGGACCTCGTCGATTCCGAGCGGCGAGCCGAGGGTGATGTAGTAGGGGGTCTGGGCGCCGCTGCCGGCGGTCAGCTCCCTCATGATGTCGTAGGAGATGACCGTTCCGAGGCTGTGGGCGATCACGAAGTACGGTCCCCCCTCCGGGTTCAAGAGAGACCGAAACCGTTCCTGAATCGCCTTGCGCTGCTCCTGATTGTAAAAATAGGCGGCGACATCTTCGATGAACTGCTTGGTGATCCACTCGGTCGCCGAGCGCCGGATCCAAGGGGGGAGGATCTTCGCCTGGACATCTTTCACATCCAGTGTCCCATCCTGCGCTCTGATCTGATCTTTCTTCGACTGATCGAGCATCCGCTTGGCGAGCTTCTGGGCGAACGCCTCCGCGTCTTTGCCATACGGCGCGAGCCGCTTGCTTTCGTCGATGATCTCCTCGTCGGAGCGGGGGCGGTAGCTCTCCGAAAGGATCATCGCCTTGGCCTCCGTCATCGTAGAGGGGAGCGGCTGCGGATAGCGGATGTCGGCCCAATACGCCATCCGGGTGCGCGATCCCATATCGACCCCGAAGAGGGCCATGTCCCACTGGCGCTTCAAGACCGCCGGGGCCGGTTTGTTCGCGATCCCATGGATGTAAA encodes the following:
- a CDS encoding M4 family metallopeptidase, translated to MTHRCNPLYCIIPPHILRNVAERGNSNQKASAWRALSISDQIRGHRQALAPIAPLLMTPLIGAKGRSVYDAQQEDELPGKLVRNEGDLPTGDPAVDEAYDGAGATYDLFIEIFERNSIDDRGMRLISTVHFLKGYDNAFWNGQQMVYGDGDEDMPEQDRLWNRFTSSIDVIGHELTHGVTQFEANLAYRFQSGALNESMSDVFGSLVKQRTQNQTADRADWLIGEGLFTSNVNAAAIRSMKAPGSAYDDPVLGKDPQPAHMKDYKKLAFWEDNGGVHINSGIPNHAFYRVATELGGHAWEKAGMIWYVALRDRIRWNSGFQSAANHTFQVAGELFGPGSKEQQAVKNGWSQVGINIEAKAKKAAA
- a CDS encoding protealysin inhibitor emfourin, with amino-acid sequence MEDHRPKNSIQPFFPALLLSLLIALQGCGKNLGPEGEEFFRKERDVQVRFVRSGGLAGMRTAAVIDSESLPEEEEKRLRDLIDRAGFFGLPEEIPGPARPDEFRYSITVEIDGKQHRVRTTETAAPEQLRPLIEWLNEAARRETARTG
- a CDS encoding peptidoglycan-binding domain-containing protein, whose translation is MPFYRRGSKGPEVERIQARLKELGYYRGPVDGDFGGGTESAVKLFQKAKRLTIDGIVGQQSWTLLFAEEIPPPAILQKSLAYRCLALTGTFETNAPVPDCFAGLSGDFDGQGISFGVLQWNLGQGSLQPLLAEMNRKHPKRLRELLHNNYPLFVTFLKADRAEQIAWARSVQDPIRHTIFEPWRGLLKGLGRMPEFQEIEAAHAETIYQSAQKLCRSYKLWSERAVALMFDIVVQNGSISNIVRAQILHDCEKIDPNLDEEETEVARMTIIANRRAEAANPRWVEDVRARKLCCARGAGRVHGTEIDLEGQYGIGLREASMKERGGIR
- a CDS encoding S8 family peptidase is translated as MAKRPKKKGVTAKEAAADQSNLSIIYIHGIANKPAPAVLKRQWDMALFGVDMGSRTRMAYWADIRYPQPLPSTMTEAKAMILSESYRPRSDEEIIDESKRLAPYGKDAEAFAQKLAKRMLDQSKKDQIRAQDGTLDVKDVQAKILPPWIRRSATEWITKQFIEDVAAYFYNQEQRKAIQERFRSLLNPEGGPYFVIAHSLGTVISYDIMRELTAGSGAQTPYYITLGSPLGIDEVQDNLRKPVRIPAPVKQWDNFADLLDPVAFDKSLSGEFAPTGKIDDDIVINRDTLRLSGFNPHSATGYLATKNVQTTVRKILGSSFAEPLSPFIVARDLAAEMADPTERFPVLIELKEEMTGKTLEEKRKNLIEELTRLTDRQRAAKIDPLRRFVAAELTSIEIDTLAVRHPQLQIARIWKNSEKRALLDKSTHVVQAYTAQLGYGATGRGITWAVLDTGIAADHPHFKTYNNIAAQWDCTGIGAPRMPKTGDVGDGSGHGTHVAGIIAGSGTGENALYRGMAPEAKLHIYKVLDDDGRGSDSWVIKALDHIASINEASPSLVIHGVNLSLGGPFDPTVYGTGFSPLCRELRRLWRMGVVVCIAAGNEGRLIIETFAGQQELNLDLSIGDPANLDEGIAVGSVHKEQPHLYGISYFSSRGPTADGRAKPDLVAPGERIVSCNARFAAKRPATHYVPMSGTSMACPHVSGIVAAFLSSRREFIGRPDQVKAFLLSHCTDLKRDRYHQGAGMPNLVRMLAET